Genomic segment of Chiroxiphia lanceolata isolate bChiLan1 chromosome 18, bChiLan1.pri, whole genome shotgun sequence:
GTAAAGGCACCCAGATATGGAAAAGCACCGGAGCTATTTACAGCGGTGACTGGAAGTTTGGGAAGCAGGATGGTTATGGCTCATACAGCGTTCCTGACCCTGTAACCAAGGAATACAAGAGAGTGTACACAGGCTGGTGGAAAAACGGCCAGAAAACTGTAAGTGAGATTTCCTGCACATGCCAGCAGTGAGACAGTGTGACCTTCAAAACACAGGGAAGGGTTGGGTGCACATGTGCAAAAAGATCacttaaaatactaattttccCAATAGTGAGGCTCTCTCCCAATAGACAGTAAAAATCCATGATTTTTATGGGAGTGCcatttccctgctgcagagggacTCATCCCACTCACACACTGGTTACCAGGCTACAGCCCcaaccagctgctgcagagcagtggttACTGCTCAGACTCACCTGCAGCTTGGCCAAGCAGGATGAGAGGCTTTGTATCTCATCTCTTAATCCTCCCCAATCCATCCCTTTCATTCCTCTTATCCTTGAAGGAATTGGAGGAACCTGTATTATAAATGCCGCAGGAAAATGTACCTTCTTCTGGGACTTTTACAGCATAGTAGACAAATAACATGAGTTCTTTTGGAAATTAAGCCTGTCATTTAAATAACTGTTTTTTCTAAAAGGAAGACAATGAGAAAGTCATCTGGTAGAAATGACTGCAATCTCATGTGCAAAATCCTTGTAGGAACGGTTTTGGATCTGCCAATGGAAACCTTGTGTTCGCCTTTGTGTCTGCTCTTAAACTAAACTAATCACCACCAACTCCTGTAATTGGTGTGTGGCTCCAGCCTCTCGGAGGGAGCTTCCCCTCCTGTTCTTTCTGGTTATATTTTGGATAATTGAGCTTGGGTGAAAGATTTGTAATGATATCCAAGTATCACAAGGGTTGGTTTTTCTTCTACCAAAGTTTCTCCTTTTACATACATTCAGTTTAGTAAAATTAATACTCAAAATCAGTTATTTCCAGAactgattttattatttgttcAGAGATAAATTAACACTTTATTCCTATGGGAAAACTCATTAGtgatatggaaatatttcttactGGTATAACTCCCTGGTATAGGGGGTACCTCTGGACTTCTCTTAATGGCAAACACACATGTAAGACAAACAAGGGATGGAGTTGCCCAGGCTGGGACACGTTGGGCTGCAGGAAGTGTTGTCAGTGTTGAAAGGGATGAAATCCCCATGTTGAGAGACACATCCTTTAGTGCTGCCTATCCCCAGGCAGGTTTATATACTCGTAAAACCCGCTTTTAGCTAAATATTAGCAGCAATCATGCCAATAAAAACACACTGAGATATAAACCCAAGAGTTTTTCATGGGAATAAAACcatttgccaaaaaaaatcccatactACCACCTCTGGTTTCCTTCAGCACGCGAACAGCCACTGAGCTGGGCTGCCACATGTGTAAGAGTAATAAACAAAGGAACAGTGTATCAAAGAGATGTCCCAAAATTGGACACTGACCCCTTTCAACAGCACAGCTCCTTACCAGccatctctgtgctgctgcccagggccagGGGGTGTTCTTTTACCCCAACGGGGAGCGCTACGAGGGCGAGTGGAGCGATGGAGTGTGGGGCGGCTGGGGCCGGATGTTCTACCTGGATGGATCCAGCTACGAGGGACAGTGGGAGGCGGATCGGCCCAACGGGCAGGGGATGCTGCGGCTCCGTAAGTACCGGGTGCCTGCCTGCCCCCTTCAAGCTATTTGGTGTCATGCTGCTCTCCAGGTGTCTCTGCCATCCAGGTTTCTGGATGCTCCATGCattgcagcagggctgtggctgctccacgtcatccctcccctcctggTCTGGGGCTGGAGGCAGTACAGGCTGTGTGAGGGCCGGTGTTGCTCAGGCCCACACACATGAAAGCTTATTTTTGCTGtgatttacatttaaatgaCTGGGATGGTTCGGGTTAGAGATAATATACTGTTGGGTCAGAGAAGAGCATATCTCTCTTTTCAAGCCAGGCACTTTGCCAGACAGACTTTTTAGCTCTGCATACCAAAGAGGAGTCCAGTttccagcacagggaaaaaaaacaagagaatttTCTTGCTGAGTTCACTCCATCCCCTCTCTTACTTCCGACAGCAGCTCATGTTGAGTGAACACAGGGGTTTCATTAGTACACAATCCTTTTCCATAAATAATACCAAGCACATCACAGATTTGGAATGTTAGGGGCAATCTCAtcataaatacagaaatctgaaatttttttccccatattttcCTTGGAgtttaacacattttttccctgaagccAAGGATCCCAGTCCTTTGCAATACAAGGCATGACATTCCAAGaacatttgaagaaatattATCTCCATATTAGTGTCCGTCTATTctatttttttgcttgaaaGCGATCTCAAGACTAGTAATTAGCTAAGCAAAGCATGGGAGGAATGGAGCATGGAGGAATGGGCATGACCTTCACTGCACATCACAGGCACTTTGGACCAATGGCCCATCCGGATGAAATCAGCACCTGCTTCCAGGGAGAAACCTTCCACTGatctgctgctctcccacccAAGTCCCTGTTAGTCATAAACTGACAGCCCCTGTGGGCTGAGCCGTGGCTGATGCACCATTCCAGAGCCCCGTTGCCTCCAGCGTTGCCTGCAACCGACTGCGAGCTGGATTCCTTTTGGTTAAAATTAGCCAGAGCAATTATTCCATACCCACAAGCCTAATGCAtccagctcagtgctggaggGGTGCCCATGTACCGGCAGGTCTGCgatgtgaaagaaaaggagctCTCCAGTGGAGGTCACgatgagctgcagctcaggattAAATTGCCTGTAGTGGCAGCGTGCCCGGAGAGGGTGAGCTCGGCTGGGAGCGCCGCGCTGCTCTGCCACCTCTGCCACGGCCATTCCCAAATGGAGCATGTCCACTGGGATCACAGCAGTGAGCACACAGCCTCGGGTGCTCTGAGAGGGGATGGGAGCAGCTGGACACCACGGTGCAGCCAGGGCATTCTGTACCCCCTCCATCAGAGCCAGGGCTGTGATTTTGGTGGTTTCTCAGTTGTTGGTGGCTGGagtgcaggagctgagctgctccttccaCTGGGCAGGGTGGGTTGGTGTTGCAGATAAGCACAAAACCAGATCAAAGTTGCAGATAACCACCACCACAGCTCCAACCTGTAAACCagaccctgcctgagcagccAGGCAGCCACGCTCCACAGAAgcatttttggtttttcctcCTTACAGCATTCTGGCAGGCCCCAGCTACCTCTGCAGCACCATGCAGGGTGCCCTGGTATTTCAGCCACTTCTTGTCATGAGGAATGGCAAAGTTCAGCTGAGACTCAAAGGTATCAGACTCAAATTTATCAGAAATTCCCATGGTTTTGGGCTTAGAAACACTATATGTAGGCaaaggggagagcagaggactCTCCCAGTGACAGCAGGATGGCCTTGAGGTATCCCAGCATCACTGTGGTTATGATGCTGCTTCTCAACCAGCATCCATGGACGAGgctgctctcctctccttgaagctctgctttccctgttggtgatggatggatggattaCTGGAGAGTAGCACAGAGCCCAAAAATAACCTCTCTCAACTTGCAGAAAAACACCAGAAGCAGTACAGCTGGAAAAAGAGTCTGTAACTGCCTGAACTGCTCAGACACTCACAGCAATTCTCAGCCTTAATTCATTGAGGAAAAACTAACTGCAAGTATTCTTTGAAATCAAGATTATTTTGCCTGGACAGCAGTCAGTGCTCTGTTCCTTGCCCAGACAAGCAAACCTCTCTCTTCAAGCCAGAGATCCTGTGTGATTTGTTGCAGTGACAAATCTGAAACTTGTGTCCTGTAATTTTTCACGTTGTGAGGAGTGACTCAGAGACCAGTCCCTTACCCTGAGCTCACTTGCTCGGTGTATCAGCAAAAAATGAGTATCACTGTAAGAACAAAGCAGGTGAACATAGTTCTTGTTCCAGCTGAGCAAGCGTGGGCTCCTTCCACAgccctttctccctctgcagcgcagcaaacagagcaaaagcaaaatgacacactgtgctgcagccccctgGAAATTACTAAGAGAAGCCAAATACATCACCTCCTTCTCTGTCAGTTTGCTCTGttgattgttttcatttgtaacCCCTTAACAAAATGGTCTGTTCATGTATTTAACTGCAGCAAATGGAAATCGGTACGAAGGAGGttggaaagatggaaagaagaaTGGCCCAGGGAGATACTTCTACGTGGATAAGGGACAGTTGTTAGAAGGCACCTGGGCAGAAGATATAGCAAAGTGTGGAGTTCTGGTTGACTTCGATAGAGACAAAGCTCCGGCCCCTACTCAGTACCCAATCCCAAAGGTAATTGCTTGGAAATTTCAGTGTTTGCATCCATCAGCACTTGGATCAGCTCTCCAGGTAGCATTTCACTCCTCCAGTGATTACCCCTGTGGGATTCCGCACTCACAGGGTGTGTGCTCAGTGTCTTTTGGCCAGCAGTGTCCTCAAGGGCCCCATAGGGACAAACAGCTCATCCAGCCTCTGCTGGAGCCTCCTAATCACCTACATctgaaaaaatgcagttctCATGCAccagaactgctcagagacctgaggcagcacaaaggaaaCGGGGACAATAGAGGCAAAGACAATTGTGGGATTTGCGTCAAAACCAAACGATTTCCCCAAGCCCAACTGCTGAAGCTGAGCAGACCCTACAGAaccccaggcagctgcagggctcacagcagctctttcctcTGCCTGGGTACTCCAAGTTCATCGTgtccagcagccccagaggcagcagggtgTGTGCAGCTTCCCACCTGGTCCCAAGGTGGGCAGATGGTGTCCCAGAGCCAACGTCCTCTGCTCCCCTTTCCCATGACTGACACACTGCTGAGGAAGAGTCAGtgcctgtccccatcccaaAGACTTGGGGAGACACTCAGACACACTGGGCTCTCAACTTGGCAGCCACCAGGTCCTTGCACGTCACTTTGGTAAAAGAGCCAGAGGGCAGGAGagcctcccctctgctctgccctcgAAGGAAGACAAGGAATGGGAGCCCATAGTGAACAGATGTGGCTCCAAGTGACACAGCTGGCCAAGAGTCTCAGCTTGAACACAAAGGCATCACATTTCCAGGGGATGGTTACTGCAGGAAGGGGTGGGGAAGCTCCTCTTTGCTTGGAGCCAAGCAGAACCACCCTGGATAACCACAGCACACTGCTTTGCTCCAGGAACACTGGGAATAGCACAGCCCCATAAGCAGGTAAATCCACCTACCTTCCTCTGCCCCAGGGACAAGGCTGTTGCAAATGATACCTGGCATGTGCAGCCTTCCAAAGCTCACAGCTGCTACACCTTCACTGCCCCTATTTTTTCAAATCTGGTTTCTGTAGCAAAGGGCCCTTTGAGCAGAGACAGTTTTGACAAGCCAGTTAATCCTGTAAGTACCAGGCAcacccacagcagtgcagagtaATAAACCCCAAATACCCACCAGGGAAAAACAATCTCTATTTTTCCAAAAGAGTGAAAGGAGCAGCACTTCTGTagctaaaaatatttaccttatGTGGTTTGTCAAAGGTCACCCAGAACAGCCTCAACAACCCAACAGTCTGGGATGAAATGCTGGTGGGCAATGCAGGATGTGCAAGTCTGACTGTTTATTTAACTCCCTGAAGACCAAGTGATGACCCAATTCTCTGCTGCTCtaggtggaaaaagaaagcatcaaCTTTCACTGCTGTTATTGTGCTTTTAATCAGTAGAGAGCTGTTGATCTGAGAGTATGAAGGAAGTTAACAGATGCTCATAAAGTTTTTTACGCACAcactctttaaaaattatgagaTCCAACAGGCTACAAATCAAAGCCATTCTTGTTTTGTCCAAGAATGTGTTTAGTTAAAGGAGACTCAGCCACTCCACAAAGCTATTTCAAGGAGATGAAGTGATGTTCAACACATTAATAAAATTAGGGAAGTGTAGCAGTGTTTCTAAAACAATAattgaaaggctgcaatatGAACTAAGTCCTGATACATGGGAGTCTCTCTGTGAATGCTTGAGTAATCAAGACCTATAAAACCTTAAGCTTCTTCAATTACACTGCATAACTGAtttgtattctttttatttagattgaactagatgatccAGCTGGTGTTTTAGCAAAGGCCCAGGCACTGCTTGATGACAGCAATAATTAATAACCGGAAGCcgaagaaaaagaaaagatgtaagATAAGAACAGTCCTGAGTTATGTATTCATTTGAGTGTCAAATCCACACTGTGGTGTATCATGGTCTGCTTCACTCTTCCCTCAAGGCTGTTCAGGTACACTTCACTCTGCAGCTGGCTTTGCTCAGTAGCCTCTTCCCACCCCcattattttggaaaagaaaggaaaaaaataaaagaggaaaaaaaaaaaagaaaaaccacgAGCAGCAAAACACTGGAAGACAGGCAGGGGGActctgctcagctcctctgaTTTACTCCTGCTGTAAAGAAATCACACTCCTCTTGGTTTCAACATCTTTGCCTTAGAGAATGAGGGCTTTTAGTATCTACTATAAAAGCAAGGCCCTAGAAAAGTACAATCAAATAACTCCCCCCAAACTTAACCCAATACATACCTGTGACCCAAAATGGCTTTTGAAGTTACAACAGATCATGTTTCAATTAATAAGTATACTTTAGGCCTCTAGATAACAAACAATCAGCAACAATTAAGTagattttatttcatgaaaGTATTTTATATCTAAACAAGTGATATACAATAACCAACGTTTAAAATGCTTGAGGTAAATGCCTCCTAACACCGTTAGTATAAataagggattaaaaaaaaaaaaaattaagtgcaCTCTTAATGTTTAGATCCACATATTTGTGTCTGGTTACTGCCTGGGCACACAGTGACAAAGGTACCCGAGGTGTAACTTTCATGACCATTTCCACAGgtgaaaaatgagagaaacatACTCGATATCATGGCTTAAAGTGCAGCAAAGAgtcagaaaagcagctgcaatAACAGTGCCACTAGCTCAGGGCCTACCAGTTTGAGAAAGTTAAAATTAAGGTTGTCCCACTAGCTTTGAAGTCTGTAtctcttaaacaaaaaaacccaccaaaaatcCATACTTCTCTGTCACTTTGTAAAAGGTTAACAAAACAACAGGAAATTCAGCTGCTTATCCAGGACAGCAAGTAATTTTTACAAAGTAAACTTGGAAAACTGATGTTCTGGGGTTCCTTCAGAACTGTGTAACTTTTAAATACACAATTTATGGACAGAAGTACAATTTTTAAGCCTGACAGCACCCTTTGCTCAAGTGTGagtcagattttcttcttttactgaGAGGTTTTAGGAGTTTTTCCCCAAGACAGGACTAGTATTCCAGTAAAGGatgggaaaatacattttgtgcCTATTACCAAGACTTTCTGTTTTGGAATGCTGCTTCCTTAATGCCTTTACTAACATAATCCTTCCCGTGCTCCATGAATGAGCACCTGTGGGACTGTAGTTACAATCCTCACCATCAGATTTACATCAGGAATAGAACAGATTTGAAGCACAACGTAATGGCAGAGCTGAGAAAATCCAGTTTGGCCTCTGTATGCCAGAAGGACTTGTGAAAACAGCAAGTGCAAGGCTGTTTGCTGCTTGTGAACAGAGACTGCTGCTGAAAAGAACAGCCcagcaggttttatttttatagttgtTTGTGACAATACAAAGGCACCACGGGTGACCTTGTCAACACGTTGCACTGCGGTGCTGCTGACAGGAGAGATCAGCCCCATCTGCTTCagaggctcctgcagcagcaaccACAGTCTGCACCCAAACTCCACAGGCACATCCTGCAGTTTGTAAATACCTTGGGATAACCCCAGATGAAGCCTGGTGAGACCACTTTCAGCCCAGGCTGCCAGGTACAAATCCACTGTCCTGTC
This window contains:
- the MORN3 gene encoding MORN repeat-containing protein 3: MPIVKYPRAREPLYYEWDRKAQKCGLRHTVYAVNGDQYTGEWLDNLKHGKGTQIWKSTGAIYSGDWKFGKQDGYGSYSVPDPVTKEYKRVYTGWWKNGQKTGQGVFFYPNGERYEGEWSDGVWGGWGRMFYLDGSSYEGQWEADRPNGQGMLRLPNGNRYEGGWKDGKKNGPGRYFYVDKGQLLEGTWAEDIAKCGVLVDFDRDKAPAPTQYPIPKIELDDPAGVLAKAQALLDDSNN